The Cetobacterium somerae ATCC BAA-474 sequence ATAGGGTATATAGGGTATTTATCAAAAGTACCAGCAGGAGCCTTGAGTTTTTCTATGATTGGAGTTGGAATATTTAATATTTTTTTGAATAGAGGAGTTATGCCAATTCCTTTGAGACAATTAATTCAGATGTTTGGAGGAGCTTTGATAGGAACTAAAGTATCTTTAAAAGATGTTTTAGAAATGGGACAGTTATTACATTTGGTTGTTATTGTTATTGTAGGATTTTTATTTATGAATATTATTATTGGTTTAATAGTTTATAAATCAAGTAACTTTAATATAGCAACGTCTCTTTTTTCAGCAGCACCAGGAGGAGTATCAGATATTTCTATTATTGCAAGTGAAATGGGAGCAGATACTCCAAAAGTTGCGATTATCCAGTTAATGAGATTGGTATCAATTGTAAGTTTTTATCCTATATTAATTCAAATTATTGTAAAAATAATAAAATAAAAAAGAACTCTTAAAAAATTAGAGTTCTTTTTATTATATTTTAAAATTAAAGTAGTGGTTTAATCGAATTTTTAAGTTCATCACAATTTGTAAATAATACACTATGAAAACCTATTTTTTTAGCTTCTTCAATATTATCGAAATTATCATCTATAAATAGTGTTTCACTAGGATTTAAATTATATTTTGAAAGAAGAATTGCATATATAAAATGATCAGGTTTTAAAGTATTAACTTGATATGAAATAACGCCACCATTTCCAATTCTTAAAAAATCATGCTTATTATACATTTTCTCATAAACATCTTTTTGAAAGTTAGAAAGATAATAAATATTATATCCATAATCTTTTAATGATTTTAAGAGATTAACGTTTGCTTCAATAGGAATAAGCATTTCGTGCCACTTATCAAGAACAATAGATATCTCTTTTTTTAAATCAGGGGCTTTTGTCTTAAAAATCTTTTCAGCAACTTCATAGTCGATAGAACCACGATCTAACTCTTTCCATTCGTCACTTAAAAAAATTAATTTGTATAACCTATCTTCAATATTTTTTTCAAATCCTAATCCTTTTAAAAATTCTTGTGGATGAAAATCTAGCAGAACATTACCAATATCAAATACTATATTTTTC is a genomic window containing:
- a CDS encoding HAD-IA family hydrolase, which codes for MKNIVFDIGNVLLDFHPQEFLKGLGFEKNIEDRLYKLIFLSDEWKELDRGSIDYEVAEKIFKTKAPDLKKEISIVLDKWHEMLIPIEANVNLLKSLKDYGYNIYYLSNFQKDVYEKMYNKHDFLRIGNGGVISYQVNTLKPDHFIYAILLSKYNLNPSETLFIDDNFDNIEEAKKIGFHSVLFTNCDELKNSIKPLL